In one window of Vulpes vulpes isolate BD-2025 chromosome 1, VulVul3, whole genome shotgun sequence DNA:
- the ZNF837 gene encoding zinc finger protein 837 isoform X2, with the protein MEARAQNSRQGGIPKADLQGAKRGQEERPKMELRPLAEDPAKRYHSQEGDLHERTAGGKTAPQDRRFWSWGLGVSPSPGTLQSAGAGPLVQEPYGPASCQDPDLVTPQGPHAGEDPCWCPVGAKASSHNCCLVQHHRTSPEEKSLVCDHCEGQVLLWCCPRTQLWESHTKDGSCGWHTGTQTFPKSLHMTLLQQNPLEELPQACNCSEEDFPWRVLLARQEMMQMAEEPHLCGQCGKRFGYNKQQQVAEGPLMCPHCGQASGPGGSARDPPAQRLYVCDQCGKAFTRTSSLLQHERIHTGERPYECAECGKAFVRCSGLYRHQKTHPAKRHRHSLPLAQRSFLFGCPPFGDCSEGTQGPPKVSVVGEKPYECAECAKAFGLFSHLVEHQRVHTGEKPYACPECGKAFNQRSNLSRHQRTHSSAKPYACPLCEKAFKGRSGLVQHQRAHTGERPYGCPECGKTFRGCSELRQHERLHSGEKPFICRDCGKAFVRNCSLVRHQRTHTGERPYTCGECGRAFSQRSNLKEHQKRHAAS; encoded by the coding sequence ATGGAGGCTCGGGCCCAGAACTCCAGGCAGGGAGGCATTCCCAAGGCAGATCTCCAGGGAGCCAAGAGGGGCCAGGAGGAGAGGCCCAAGATGGAACTAAGGCCCCTGGCAGAGGACCCAGCCAAGAGATACCACTCTCAAGAGGGAGATCTACATGAAAGGACAGCAGGCGGCAAGACAGCTCCCCAAGACAGGCGGTTCTGGAGCTGGGGCCTTGGTGTGAGCCCCAGTCCAGGGACCCTCCAGAGTGCAGGAGCAGGACCCCTGGTACAAGAGCCATATGGCCCGGCCTCCTGTCAGGACCCTGACCTAGTCACTCCCCAGGGGCCACATGCTGGGGAGGACCCCTGTTGGTGCCCTGTTGGTGCCAAAGCCTCCAGTCATAACTGCTGCCTGGTGCAGCATCACAGAACATCTCCTGAGGAGAAGTCCCTGGTGTGTGATCACTGTGAAGGCCAGGTGTTGCTCTGGTGCTGCCCCAGGACCCAGCTGTGGGAGAGCCACACAAAGGATGGGTCATGTGGATGGCACACAGGCACCCAGACCTTCCCAAAGAGCCTGCACATGACCCTCCTTCAGCAGAACCCCTTGGAGGAGCTGCCCCAGGCCTGCAATTGCAGTGAGGAAGACTTTCCCTGGAGGGTCCTGCTGGCCCGGCAGGAAATGATGCAGATGGCAGAGGAGCCCCACCTGTGTGGCCAGTGTGGAAAGCGCTTTGGCTACAACAAGCAGCAGCAGGTAGCCGAAGGCCCCTTAATGTGTCCTCATTGTGGCCAGGCTTCGGGTCCTGGTGGCAGTGCCCGGGACCCCCCGGCCCAGCGGCTCTACGTCTGTGACCAGTGTGGTAAGGCCTTCACGCGCACCTCAAGCCTGCTGCAGCATGAGCGCATCCACACGGGGGAGCGACCCTATGAGTGTGCTGAGTGTGGCAAGGCCTTTGTGCGTTGCTCGGGTCTCTACCGCCACCAGAAGACACACCCAGCCAAGCGCCACCGCCACAGCCTGCCCCTGGCACAGAGGTCTTTCCTCTTTGGGTGCCCACCCTTTGGGGACTGCAGCGAGGGGACTCAGGGCCCTCCAAAGGTGTCGGTGGTGGGGGAGAAGCCGTACGAGTGCGCTGAGTGCGCCAAGGCCTTTGGCCTGTTCTCGCACCTCGTAGAACACCAGCGCGTGCACACGGGCGAGAAACCCTATGCGTGCCCAGAGTGTGGCAAGGCCTTCAACCAGCGCTCAAACCTGAGCCGGCACCAGCGAACGCACAGCAGTGCCAAGCCCTATGCCTGCCCGCTGTGCGAGAAAGCCTTCAAGGGCCGCTCGGGCCTGGTGCAGCACCAGCGCGCGCACACCGGCGAGCGGCCATATGGCTGCCCCGAGTGCGGCAAGACCTTCCGGGGCTGCTCCGAGCTGCGCCAGCACGAGCGCCTGCATTCGGGCGAGAAGCCCTTCATCTGCCGAGACTGCGGCAAGGCCTTCGTGCGCAATTGCAGTCTGGTCCGCCACCAGCGCACACACACGGGCGAGCGGCCCTACACCTGCGGCGAGTGCGGCCGAGCCTTCAGCCAGCGCTCCAACCTCAAGGAGCATCAGAAGCGGCACGCGGCCTCCTGA
- the ZNF837 gene encoding zinc finger protein 837 isoform X1, with product MSNEGRSQARAVHPVGPPHLPRISNPTARTLCWGLAPGMEARAQNSRQGGIPKADLQGAKRGQEERPKMELRPLAEDPAKRYHSQEGDLHERTAGGKTAPQDRRFWSWGLGVSPSPGTLQSAGAGPLVQEPYGPASCQDPDLVTPQGPHAGEDPCWCPVGAKASSHNCCLVQHHRTSPEEKSLVCDHCEGQVLLWCCPRTQLWESHTKDGSCGWHTGTQTFPKSLHMTLLQQNPLEELPQACNCSEEDFPWRVLLARQEMMQMAEEPHLCGQCGKRFGYNKQQQVAEGPLMCPHCGQASGPGGSARDPPAQRLYVCDQCGKAFTRTSSLLQHERIHTGERPYECAECGKAFVRCSGLYRHQKTHPAKRHRHSLPLAQRSFLFGCPPFGDCSEGTQGPPKVSVVGEKPYECAECAKAFGLFSHLVEHQRVHTGEKPYACPECGKAFNQRSNLSRHQRTHSSAKPYACPLCEKAFKGRSGLVQHQRAHTGERPYGCPECGKTFRGCSELRQHERLHSGEKPFICRDCGKAFVRNCSLVRHQRTHTGERPYTCGECGRAFSQRSNLKEHQKRHAAS from the coding sequence ATCCTACAGCCAGGACACTGTGTTGGGGGCTGGCCCCAGGAATGGAGGCTCGGGCCCAGAACTCCAGGCAGGGAGGCATTCCCAAGGCAGATCTCCAGGGAGCCAAGAGGGGCCAGGAGGAGAGGCCCAAGATGGAACTAAGGCCCCTGGCAGAGGACCCAGCCAAGAGATACCACTCTCAAGAGGGAGATCTACATGAAAGGACAGCAGGCGGCAAGACAGCTCCCCAAGACAGGCGGTTCTGGAGCTGGGGCCTTGGTGTGAGCCCCAGTCCAGGGACCCTCCAGAGTGCAGGAGCAGGACCCCTGGTACAAGAGCCATATGGCCCGGCCTCCTGTCAGGACCCTGACCTAGTCACTCCCCAGGGGCCACATGCTGGGGAGGACCCCTGTTGGTGCCCTGTTGGTGCCAAAGCCTCCAGTCATAACTGCTGCCTGGTGCAGCATCACAGAACATCTCCTGAGGAGAAGTCCCTGGTGTGTGATCACTGTGAAGGCCAGGTGTTGCTCTGGTGCTGCCCCAGGACCCAGCTGTGGGAGAGCCACACAAAGGATGGGTCATGTGGATGGCACACAGGCACCCAGACCTTCCCAAAGAGCCTGCACATGACCCTCCTTCAGCAGAACCCCTTGGAGGAGCTGCCCCAGGCCTGCAATTGCAGTGAGGAAGACTTTCCCTGGAGGGTCCTGCTGGCCCGGCAGGAAATGATGCAGATGGCAGAGGAGCCCCACCTGTGTGGCCAGTGTGGAAAGCGCTTTGGCTACAACAAGCAGCAGCAGGTAGCCGAAGGCCCCTTAATGTGTCCTCATTGTGGCCAGGCTTCGGGTCCTGGTGGCAGTGCCCGGGACCCCCCGGCCCAGCGGCTCTACGTCTGTGACCAGTGTGGTAAGGCCTTCACGCGCACCTCAAGCCTGCTGCAGCATGAGCGCATCCACACGGGGGAGCGACCCTATGAGTGTGCTGAGTGTGGCAAGGCCTTTGTGCGTTGCTCGGGTCTCTACCGCCACCAGAAGACACACCCAGCCAAGCGCCACCGCCACAGCCTGCCCCTGGCACAGAGGTCTTTCCTCTTTGGGTGCCCACCCTTTGGGGACTGCAGCGAGGGGACTCAGGGCCCTCCAAAGGTGTCGGTGGTGGGGGAGAAGCCGTACGAGTGCGCTGAGTGCGCCAAGGCCTTTGGCCTGTTCTCGCACCTCGTAGAACACCAGCGCGTGCACACGGGCGAGAAACCCTATGCGTGCCCAGAGTGTGGCAAGGCCTTCAACCAGCGCTCAAACCTGAGCCGGCACCAGCGAACGCACAGCAGTGCCAAGCCCTATGCCTGCCCGCTGTGCGAGAAAGCCTTCAAGGGCCGCTCGGGCCTGGTGCAGCACCAGCGCGCGCACACCGGCGAGCGGCCATATGGCTGCCCCGAGTGCGGCAAGACCTTCCGGGGCTGCTCCGAGCTGCGCCAGCACGAGCGCCTGCATTCGGGCGAGAAGCCCTTCATCTGCCGAGACTGCGGCAAGGCCTTCGTGCGCAATTGCAGTCTGGTCCGCCACCAGCGCACACACACGGGCGAGCGGCCCTACACCTGCGGCGAGTGCGGCCGAGCCTTCAGCCAGCGCTCCAACCTCAAGGAGCATCAGAAGCGGCACGCGGCCTCCTGA